From a single Vanessa atalanta chromosome 26, ilVanAtal1.2, whole genome shotgun sequence genomic region:
- the LOC125073956 gene encoding probable deoxyhypusine synthase produces the protein MEIQTKIDKKTLVPDVAVSAVLVPSQELPAETPIVSGYDWENGTDYNKILDSYTHSGFQATSFGKAVEEINKMLKCRSVPLTEETSDPFEEDTFIKKKTNCTIFLGYTSNMISSGLRDTILFLVKNRLVDCIVTTAGGVEEDFIKCLAPTYIGDFNLSGKMLRTRGINRIGNLLVPNDNYCLFEEWVTPLLNEMLDEQISDGIVWTPSRIIARLGERINNESSVCYWAWRNKIPIFSPALTDGSLGDMMYFHSYKRPGLIIDILGDLRRLNTMAVKANNTGMIILGGGVIKHHICNANLMRNGADFAVYVNTASEFDGSDSGARPDEAVSWGKIRTNATPVKLYSDATLVFPLLVAQTFAKYYFKNKKNV, from the coding sequence atggaaatacaAACGAAAATCGACAAGAAAACGTTAGTCCCCGACGTCGCCGTTAGTGCTGTTTTGGTACCGAGTCAAGAATTGCCTGCGGAAACGCCTATAGTCTCAGGATATGATTGGGAAAACGGCACTGACTACAATAAAATTCTAGACAGCTATACGCACTCAGGTTTCCAAGCCACTAGCTTTGGTAAAGCTGtcgaagaaattaataaaatgctgAAATGTCGATCTGTGCCACTTACAGAAGAAACTAGCGACCCTTTTGAAGAAGATACCTTCATTAAGAAGAAAACTAATTGCACTATTTTCTTAGGTTACACATCTAATATGATTTCATCTGGGTTAagagatacaattttatttctcgtTAAAAATAGACTTGTAGACTGTATTGTAACTACTGCTGGAGGAGTGGAAGAAGACTTCATAAAATGCCTTGCTCCTACTTATATAGGAGACTTTAATTTAAGTGGTAAAATGTTAAGGACTCGAGGAATTAACAGGATTGGAAACCTATTGGTGCCCAATGACAATTATTGCTTGTTTGAAGAATGGGTCACTCCATTGCTGAACGAGATGTTAGATGAACAGATCAGCGATGGTATAGTCTGGACTCCTTCACGGATTATTGCCCGATTAGGAGAAAGAATTAATAATGAAAGTTCAGTATGTTACTGGGCATGGAGAAATAAAATTCCAATATTTAGCCCTGCTTTAACCGATGGATCTTTAGGAGACATGATGTATTTCCACTCATATAAACGACCAGGACTTATTATTGATATTCTCGGTGATCTACGTAGACTGAACACTATGGCTGTGAAGGCTAATAACACTGGTATGATAATTTTAGGAGGAGGTGTGATTAAACACCATATCTGTAATGCTAACTTAATGAGGAATGGTGCTGATTTTGCAGTTTATGTAAACACTGCAAGTGAATTTGATGGCAGTGACTCTGGAGCTAGACCTGATGAAGCTGTCTCTTGGGGAAAGATTCGAACCAATGCAACACCTGTCAAATTATACTCAGACGCAACACTTGTGTTTCCTCTACTAGTTGCCCAAACATTTGCaaagtattatttcaaaaataaaaagaatgtttaa